A DNA window from Legionella sp. MW5194 contains the following coding sequences:
- a CDS encoding alpha/beta hydrolase codes for MLGKFCRLFAQKQPVSYTGVLTHTFYWLTSPANDLVYKNPHYKPVEGQAGVAIYCVHGTADRPAAFTRIAERLIEQGLPEEVESIHLVSFEGRGQGLSINDFSSQLIKKIKINKHQRVMFMGHSRGGLVVTKAAEDLAEEGDIEPLLCIGICAPYSGSYLALPPLSWFSSSVSEMELDSPFLDELNKKLLTSKIPHHFVEALEDGIVPVEYGYAKSYLKEHPNALSRYARHGHLSIMSSHDLVKDMGRLMKDVLHPLPIKKGEEFAVTLGESWGGALIEDYEPTKATF; via the coding sequence ATGCTGGGAAAATTTTGCAGACTATTTGCCCAAAAACAACCGGTCAGTTACACGGGCGTTTTAACCCATACTTTTTATTGGCTGACCTCGCCTGCCAATGATCTGGTCTATAAAAACCCCCATTACAAACCGGTGGAAGGACAAGCCGGTGTTGCGATTTATTGTGTTCATGGCACGGCGGACAGGCCGGCCGCCTTTACCCGCATTGCCGAACGCCTGATCGAGCAGGGATTGCCGGAGGAGGTGGAGTCCATTCATCTGGTTTCGTTTGAGGGGCGCGGACAGGGTTTGAGTATCAATGATTTTTCCAGTCAATTAATTAAAAAAATCAAGATCAACAAGCACCAGCGTGTGATGTTCATGGGCCACTCTCGCGGAGGATTGGTCGTGACCAAGGCCGCAGAGGATTTAGCGGAGGAAGGTGACATCGAACCGTTGTTATGCATCGGCATCTGCGCACCGTATTCCGGTTCATACCTTGCGCTGCCGCCCTTGTCCTGGTTCTCTTCCTCGGTTTCAGAAATGGAACTGGATAGTCCATTCCTTGATGAATTGAATAAAAAACTGCTCACATCAAAAATTCCCCATCATTTTGTCGAAGCCCTGGAGGATGGCATTGTTCCTGTAGAATACGGCTATGCCAAATCCTACCTCAAGGAACACCCCAACGCGCTTAGCCGTTATGCCCGCCATGGCCATCTCTCCATCATGTCTTCCCATGATCTGGTGAAAGACATGGGACGATTAATGAAGGACGTACTCCACCCGCTTCCGATAAAAAAGGGCGAGGAATTTGCAGTCACCCTGGGTGAATCATGGGGGGGGGCATTGATAGAGGACTATGAGCCGACGAAGGCTACTTTCTGA
- a CDS encoding alpha/beta hydrolase: MSHKINPDSTAFIERLTERAGSALNGANLLELPPEKARVAFNKLIAPVPGKLKPIDVQVENRHLDIEGVKTGVRIYKPLKNNTDLPALVYCHGGGFVFGDPDFLDYTCRALCEGAHCMVVAVDYRRAPEHKFPTAHDDCYRVVRYVQKHAKDLGGNGVVAVGGDSAGGNVAASICHQAKKNKDVEICFQLLYYPWVDLNNTTESDKTYAKGYFLETETLHWMRKQYLNSGDEKNPIANPQFQTDFSHLPPALIIAAECDPIHDDAKLYYQKLADAGNDAQFIEFGGILHDFCALPSHYEAALLAFGASADALKRAFAKA; encoded by the coding sequence ATGTCTCATAAAATAAACCCTGATTCCACCGCGTTTATCGAACGTCTGACGGAAAGAGCCGGCAGTGCGTTGAATGGCGCCAATTTGCTGGAATTACCCCCTGAAAAGGCACGTGTTGCCTTTAATAAGCTGATTGCCCCTGTCCCTGGCAAATTAAAGCCGATTGACGTGCAGGTAGAAAATCGGCACTTGGACATTGAGGGAGTTAAAACCGGCGTTCGCATTTACAAGCCGCTAAAAAACAATACCGATTTACCCGCTTTGGTTTACTGCCATGGGGGTGGCTTTGTTTTTGGCGATCCCGATTTTCTCGACTACACCTGCCGCGCACTGTGCGAAGGCGCTCATTGCATGGTGGTGGCTGTCGATTATCGCCGGGCTCCTGAGCACAAATTCCCTACAGCCCATGATGATTGTTATCGCGTGGTTCGTTATGTACAAAAGCACGCCAAAGATCTGGGTGGCAATGGGGTTGTCGCTGTCGGCGGTGACAGTGCAGGCGGCAATGTGGCTGCAAGCATTTGCCATCAGGCTAAAAAAAATAAGGACGTGGAGATTTGTTTCCAGTTACTGTATTACCCCTGGGTTGATCTCAACAACACCACCGAATCCGATAAAACCTACGCGAAAGGCTATTTTTTGGAAACCGAAACCCTGCATTGGATGCGCAAGCAATATTTAAATTCAGGGGATGAAAAAAATCCGATTGCTAACCCACAGTTTCAAACGGATTTCAGCCATCTGCCCCCGGCCTTGATTATTGCTGCCGAATGCGATCCCATCCATGACGACGCCAAGCTGTACTATCAAAAACTGGCTGACGCCGGCAATGACGCACAATTCATCGAGTTTGGCGGTATCCTCCATGATTTTTGCGCCTTGCCCTCGCATTACGAAGCCGCGTTGCTCGCATTCGGCGCCTCCGCTGATGCCTTAAAGCGTGCCTTTGCAAAAGCCTGA
- a CDS encoding cyclic nucleotide-binding domain-containing protein yields MLSCYLKYHLFRQVRVFEARSEEEKEQVFNFRYRIYHEEYKMIEPGYDHQRKILKDALDTHTQIILTYTVSKQAISSTCRSHYFQKTACPGDMDGNYGLSELSIPAQSMLALSERLAVDKNIRGKYLAMVQTVYIATRLIRDLSTYFSFASCAPSLLRHYSRLGYRPYTSKLLQFDDRVEIPIAVIPDLKFLKTSGSPVYPLMKKYCDPALLKQYEHYRPDILKNYLTHDASLDDLASDAFLKRRKSFFYHLKRPTADFLIRNGFFLTLPANGVLYTENEHQQCQFVVISGQLILSKRGQTLIALHAGDIVGEFGTFHDNYCRCVTVKAVSETQLMVLPRGTLRKLYCFDTQLYANFAESYLKSIALREKKLICKLISSQR; encoded by the coding sequence ATGCTCTCATGCTATTTAAAGTACCATCTTTTCCGTCAAGTTCGCGTTTTTGAAGCACGTTCGGAAGAGGAAAAAGAGCAGGTGTTCAATTTCCGCTACCGGATTTACCACGAAGAGTACAAGATGATTGAGCCTGGCTACGATCATCAGCGAAAAATCCTGAAGGATGCGCTCGATACTCACACGCAGATCATTTTAACCTACACCGTCAGTAAACAAGCAATATCCAGCACCTGTCGTTCCCACTATTTCCAAAAGACTGCCTGCCCCGGAGACATGGACGGCAACTACGGTCTTTCGGAGTTATCCATCCCCGCACAATCCATGTTAGCCTTGTCAGAACGGTTGGCTGTGGATAAAAACATTCGCGGCAAATACTTGGCCATGGTCCAGACGGTGTACATTGCCACGCGTTTGATTCGCGATTTGTCGACCTATTTCTCCTTTGCCAGTTGTGCACCGAGCCTGCTCAGGCATTATTCAAGATTAGGTTACAGGCCTTATACCTCCAAGCTGTTACAGTTTGATGATCGGGTGGAAATCCCCATTGCGGTTATACCTGATTTAAAATTTCTCAAAACCTCGGGCTCGCCGGTTTATCCCCTGATGAAAAAATATTGTGATCCCGCCCTATTGAAACAATATGAACATTATCGTCCTGATATTCTCAAAAATTACCTGACCCACGATGCGTCGCTGGATGATCTGGCGAGCGATGCGTTTCTCAAAAGGAGAAAATCATTCTTTTACCATTTGAAACGACCCACGGCTGATTTTCTAATTCGCAATGGCTTTTTTTTAACGCTGCCTGCGAATGGGGTGCTTTACACTGAAAATGAGCATCAACAATGCCAGTTTGTGGTGATTTCTGGTCAGCTAATTCTGTCTAAACGGGGGCAGACGCTTATTGCGTTGCATGCAGGCGACATTGTTGGTGAATTTGGAACCTTTCACGACAATTATTGCCGGTGTGTCACGGTGAAAGCAGTCAGTGAGACTCAATTAATGGTATTGCCGCGCGGTACCCTGCGGAAACTATACTGCTTTGACACCCAACTGTACGCTAACTTTGCCGAGTCTTATCTCAAAAGCATCGCGCTTAGAGAGAAAAAATTAATTTGTAAATTGATTTCCAGCCAACGATAA
- a CDS encoding ThiF family adenylyltransferase → MTTDLFIRNSGYVSEKVQQRLTEITILIAGCGLGSYLAEGLVRFGCHHLVLVDHDTIDSHNLNRQDFLYGDIGRLKTEALAERLRLINPDATIECVNERVSAVNAQDLIKEVDLVIDTIDFLSMEDLIPFYEQCYLQKRTVISALNAGFGAVAFYIPGAIQTRNWFTRIFGIEECEVNAPKEYAFYFERLLTTLGPNLPEEVTRNLMGVVELMKEKRPCPASQISVGAFAAASLCVTIVHRMLSGQTLVELPYAMALDMNRIAAIPAFSLAP, encoded by the coding sequence ATGACGACCGACCTTTTTATAAGAAATTCGGGCTATGTTTCAGAAAAAGTTCAGCAACGGTTGACTGAAATAACCATTTTAATTGCCGGCTGCGGTCTGGGGAGTTACCTGGCTGAGGGCCTCGTGCGTTTCGGTTGTCATCATTTAGTGTTGGTTGATCATGACACCATCGATTCCCACAACCTGAACCGCCAGGATTTTCTATACGGTGATATAGGACGTCTTAAAACCGAAGCGCTGGCTGAACGCTTACGCCTCATTAATCCTGACGCGACCATTGAATGCGTAAACGAGCGGGTATCGGCTGTCAATGCTCAGGATTTAATTAAAGAAGTGGATTTGGTCATTGATACAATCGATTTTCTAAGCATGGAAGATTTAATTCCATTCTATGAGCAATGCTATTTGCAAAAAAGAACGGTAATCAGTGCTCTGAACGCAGGCTTTGGGGCCGTGGCTTTTTACATCCCCGGGGCGATACAAACCCGGAACTGGTTTACGCGTATTTTTGGCATTGAGGAGTGCGAAGTAAACGCGCCTAAAGAGTATGCTTTCTATTTTGAACGGTTACTGACGACTCTTGGTCCCAACCTGCCTGAGGAAGTCACCCGTAATTTAATGGGTGTTGTTGAATTAATGAAAGAAAAACGCCCTTGTCCTGCTTCACAGATCTCAGTCGGGGCCTTTGCTGCGGCTTCGTTGTGTGTGACGATTGTTCATCGCATGCTGTCAGGGCAAACGCTTGTCGAGTTACCGTATGCGATGGCCCTGGATATGAATCGTATTGCAGCCATCCCTGCGTTCTCGTTAGCGCCGTAG
- a CDS encoding transglycosylase SLT domain-containing protein, translated as MKKFLLVLWLIGVTGFAHGASGNAYLARFMAYLEWSQNLPEHPDDSFFTFISEDTPLANKLRNRWLYHLAQNKDWANYLTYYKPTSDVNLQCFKNLANYYQGNTVAAMQDTQAIWLSGNSQPPGCNRLLDMFVKSAQFNEKLITARIILALDKGNLPLVRYLLKQYKKPRLQDQALLMSIHQAPGRILQLTPGGLHGEFYLYGLKRMVSINMDQALNYWQNPKTKKMLSQAQQQAFLAHLALYKAMRNHEDTAVWFAKIQPAFYDSTLLDWQIRFALKRGQWRQVEKLIQHSPEKDNPCWQYWLARAMEKQGRQEQAREIYKTLAQTRHYYGFLASVRIHKNPNFQYEKAVTDLSLLKPYKPFTDNIKSLYHSKQTLQASRLLNDFASELPKSDKSALAFWVSNTLQWHDKSLALSSDDDLNNQLSLRFPLAYHSAITEHSKNHQVPQELIYAIIRQESSFREDVVSVAGARGLMQLMPATAVVVAKLAKIPYGDKAQLFLSQKNISIGVAYLATLAKRFNRHPLLIAAAYNAGPRQVNYWLKNHPPREIDVWIDTLPWHETRNYLKNVISFYAVYQFRMQKKIDLSAFMRPLM; from the coding sequence ATGAAAAAGTTTTTACTTGTGCTGTGGTTAATTGGCGTCACAGGATTCGCTCATGGCGCGTCAGGCAATGCCTACCTTGCGCGTTTTATGGCGTACCTTGAGTGGAGTCAGAATTTACCGGAACACCCTGACGACTCTTTTTTTACGTTTATCAGTGAAGACACACCGCTGGCCAACAAATTACGAAACCGCTGGCTCTATCATCTCGCGCAAAACAAGGACTGGGCAAATTACCTGACGTACTACAAACCCACGTCCGACGTAAACCTGCAATGTTTTAAAAACCTGGCCAATTATTACCAGGGTAATACCGTGGCCGCCATGCAGGATACCCAGGCAATCTGGTTATCGGGCAACTCCCAGCCGCCGGGATGCAACCGACTATTGGACATGTTTGTAAAAAGCGCACAATTCAATGAAAAATTGATTACCGCACGCATTATTCTGGCTCTGGACAAAGGCAATCTTCCGTTAGTGCGTTATCTGCTTAAACAATACAAAAAACCACGACTTCAGGATCAGGCGCTGCTCATGAGCATCCATCAAGCCCCTGGACGTATCCTGCAGTTAACACCGGGCGGCCTGCATGGCGAATTTTACCTTTACGGCTTAAAACGCATGGTTTCCATCAATATGGATCAGGCGCTTAATTACTGGCAAAATCCCAAAACCAAAAAAATGCTTTCTCAAGCCCAACAACAGGCTTTTTTAGCGCATTTAGCCCTTTACAAGGCCATGCGCAATCATGAAGACACCGCGGTCTGGTTTGCCAAAATTCAACCCGCCTTTTATGACTCCACCCTGCTGGACTGGCAGATTCGTTTTGCTTTAAAACGCGGGCAATGGCGGCAGGTCGAAAAATTAATCCAGCATTCCCCGGAAAAAGACAACCCCTGCTGGCAGTATTGGCTGGCGCGGGCAATGGAAAAGCAAGGTCGTCAGGAACAGGCACGGGAAATTTATAAAACCCTGGCACAAACCCGCCATTATTATGGTTTTTTAGCCAGCGTACGCATTCATAAAAACCCCAATTTTCAGTATGAAAAAGCCGTGACTGACTTGAGCCTGCTAAAACCCTATAAGCCGTTTACCGATAACATCAAGTCCCTGTATCACTCAAAACAAACCCTGCAGGCTTCCCGCCTGTTAAACGATTTCGCCAGCGAATTGCCGAAAAGCGATAAAAGCGCGCTGGCTTTCTGGGTTTCCAACACCCTGCAATGGCATGATAAATCGCTGGCTTTAAGCAGTGACGACGACTTGAACAATCAGTTATCCCTGCGCTTCCCCCTCGCCTATCACAGCGCCATCACAGAGCACTCTAAAAATCATCAGGTTCCTCAGGAATTGATTTATGCCATCATCCGTCAGGAAAGCAGTTTTCGCGAGGATGTGGTTTCCGTGGCGGGTGCTCGAGGGCTCATGCAACTCATGCCCGCCACAGCGGTGGTGGTGGCAAAATTGGCGAAAATTCCCTATGGCGACAAGGCTCAGCTCTTTTTATCACAAAAAAACATCAGCATCGGCGTGGCTTATCTCGCCACGCTGGCTAAACGCTTTAATCGTCACCCGTTGTTAATTGCCGCCGCTTACAATGCAGGCCCCCGCCAAGTGAATTACTGGCTGAAAAATCATCCGCCAAGAGAAATTGATGTCTGGATTGATACCCTGCCCTGGCATGAAACCCGGAATTATTTAAAAAATGTCATTTCGTTCTATGCGGTCTATCAATTCCGCATGCAGAAAAAAATCGATTTGAGTGCCTTTATGAGGCCGTTGATGTAG
- the rpe gene encoding ribulose-phosphate 3-epimerase, producing MTYLIAPSLLSADMTRLGDEVNAVMEAGADMIHFDVMDNHYVPNLTIGPLVCEALHKRFPDMPIDVHLMAMPIDDLIVQFAKAGAKRLSIHPDATIHLDRSLTLIEQQGCEAGLVLNPSTSPDCLQWVAHRLDFILIMTVNPGFGGQRLIPEVIDKITFIHHRYPHLPICVDGGISENNIAALARAGATQFVAGSAIFSTADYGKTIAAMRKQLDCIG from the coding sequence ATGACTTACCTTATCGCACCCTCCCTGCTGTCCGCCGACATGACTCGTCTTGGTGATGAAGTAAACGCCGTCATGGAGGCAGGGGCCGACATGATTCATTTCGATGTCATGGACAATCATTACGTACCCAATCTGACCATCGGGCCCTTAGTCTGCGAGGCACTGCACAAGCGCTTTCCGGATATGCCCATCGATGTTCATCTCATGGCCATGCCCATTGATGATCTTATCGTGCAATTTGCCAAAGCCGGAGCCAAACGGCTCAGTATCCATCCCGATGCCACCATCCATCTGGACCGGAGCCTCACCCTCATTGAGCAACAGGGCTGTGAGGCAGGGTTGGTATTAAACCCGTCCACCTCGCCGGATTGCCTGCAATGGGTGGCTCACCGTCTTGACTTTATTTTGATCATGACTGTCAATCCCGGTTTTGGCGGGCAACGTTTGATTCCTGAGGTTATTGACAAAATTACCTTCATCCACCACCGTTATCCCCATTTGCCCATCTGTGTGGATGGCGGCATCAGTGAAAACAATATTGCAGCGCTGGCACGTGCAGGAGCTACCCAATTTGTTGCCGGTTCTGCTATATTCTCTACTGCAGATTACGGCAAAACCATTGCCGCCATGCGTAAACAACTGGATTGCATCGGTTAG
- a CDS encoding outer membrane beta-barrel protein, with protein MKTTFRMGLAAMALLAGGSSHAVNPVQGWYLSLGGGASHITDLDFTFNNPVLGINDSAATLTYSLGGDAFGSLGYRWNKFRFEGELFFNYDQFDKIQSGTFVLRNHTTPNGFDMEGKTIIVGGLVNALYEMYQAGGDGSFVPYLGLGLGYGTVRSNFKLYNVNYNNSQVPIFESKESSSAAMAQGILGISYFLDDFAAFGLDFRYLATSRVDSLDASLRIPTVNVSFIYALDSSS; from the coding sequence ATGAAGACTACTTTTCGTATGGGTTTAGCCGCGATGGCTTTGTTGGCTGGCGGTTCAAGCCATGCCGTCAATCCCGTTCAGGGCTGGTATTTGAGCCTTGGCGGCGGCGCTTCCCACATTACCGATCTTGATTTTACCTTCAACAACCCGGTTTTAGGCATCAACGACAGTGCGGCCACCTTAACGTACTCGCTGGGTGGGGATGCGTTCGGATCCCTGGGTTACCGCTGGAATAAATTCCGTTTTGAAGGCGAACTTTTCTTTAATTATGATCAGTTTGATAAAATTCAATCCGGTACCTTTGTTCTGCGCAACCACACCACGCCCAACGGTTTCGACATGGAAGGCAAGACCATCATTGTCGGCGGCCTCGTCAATGCCCTCTATGAAATGTACCAGGCTGGAGGGGATGGCAGCTTTGTGCCTTACCTCGGTTTAGGCTTAGGCTATGGGACTGTTCGCAGCAATTTCAAGTTGTATAATGTCAATTACAACAACAGTCAGGTGCCCATTTTTGAAAGCAAGGAATCCTCCAGTGCCGCCATGGCCCAGGGTATTCTCGGCATCAGCTATTTCCTCGATGATTTTGCCGCTTTCGGTCTCGATTTTCGTTATTTAGCCACCAGCCGCGTTGATTCCCTGGATGCGAGCCTGCGCATTCCGACCGTCAATGTCAGCTTTATTTACGCCCTGGACTCTTCTTCCTAA
- a CDS encoding outer membrane protein: MRTALLSAALLTSSAAFSAIPVDGWYASVFGGYSYLPDNVSTAKYGLFYSDVSYTSGFNAGGRIGYKSSPLRYEAELTYIEADTRQFEVNFVHQNGVSGEAIATALMANVYYDFPEIVPAIEPYLGAGLGYAWVETTLKSSGPFGPNRFKDSNNVFAYQATAGLTYNFAENYSVDAGYRYFATQRVSAFNKTFQAHLASVGVTYRFDVANYK; the protein is encoded by the coding sequence ATGAGAACTGCACTTCTTTCCGCTGCATTGCTGACGTCCAGCGCTGCATTTTCCGCTATTCCGGTTGACGGTTGGTATGCCAGCGTTTTCGGCGGTTACAGCTATCTTCCCGATAATGTCAGCACGGCCAAATACGGCTTGTTTTACAGTGATGTTTCTTACACCAGCGGCTTTAACGCCGGGGGAAGAATCGGTTATAAAAGTTCACCGCTCCGCTACGAGGCTGAATTAACCTACATCGAAGCCGATACACGCCAGTTTGAGGTGAATTTCGTTCACCAGAACGGCGTCAGCGGCGAAGCCATTGCCACTGCGTTAATGGCCAATGTGTATTATGATTTTCCTGAAATTGTACCGGCAATTGAACCTTACCTCGGTGCAGGTCTGGGGTATGCCTGGGTTGAAACCACGCTGAAAAGCAGCGGTCCTTTTGGCCCCAATCGCTTTAAGGATTCCAATAACGTCTTTGCTTATCAGGCCACCGCCGGATTGACTTACAATTTTGCTGAAAATTATTCCGTGGATGCCGGCTACCGTTATTTTGCCACCCAGCGAGTCAGCGCGTTTAACAAAACATTCCAGGCGCATTTAGCGAGTGTCGGAGTCACTTACCGTTTTGACGTGGCGAATTACAAATAA
- a CDS encoding NAD+ synthase: protein MNKTLDILLAQVNMTVGAIHANAETISAIVQSRQSTHDVLLFPELALTGYPPEDLLLRPEFHRQVEDALQALAKQVGDCHVILGHPLLEHGLCFNAASVLHRGQIIARYRKQKLPNYGVFDERRYFTPGSETACILTINGYKLGVCICEDLWQTGPVEAILAKGADGLLCLNASPFDYEKYARRVELLSAYARQGLAVFYVNLTGGQDELLFDGQSLAFDNKGNLCARLPAFKETTESISLHRDRVTGPIEPLMDPTALLYEALVCAVRDYVNKNHFPGVLLGLSGGIDSALTLAIATDALGASRVHAVLMPSRYTADMSVTDAQRQLQAMQVSGTVLPIEPAFQSLLATLDPAFEGLPVDTTEENLQARIRGMLLMALSNKTGNMVLVTSNKSETAVGYATLYGDMAGGFAVLKDVLKTRVYELAAYRNSLSDIIPKRVITRAPSAELAPNQTDQDSLPDYAILDAIIQDYMENNLDAETIIQKGFNPAVVHRVIQLIQRNEYKRRQAAPGPKVSPRAFGREWRYPITNGYPQRPEQNPV, encoded by the coding sequence ATGAATAAAACGCTTGATATTCTGCTTGCCCAGGTCAACATGACCGTCGGGGCAATTCACGCGAATGCGGAAACGATATCAGCCATTGTCCAGAGCAGGCAATCCACGCATGATGTGCTGCTATTTCCCGAGCTGGCGCTGACAGGCTACCCGCCTGAAGACCTGCTTCTGCGTCCCGAGTTTCATCGGCAGGTAGAGGATGCGCTGCAGGCGCTCGCAAAGCAGGTCGGAGATTGCCATGTCATTCTTGGCCACCCTCTCCTTGAGCATGGGCTCTGCTTTAATGCCGCAAGCGTTCTTCACCGCGGTCAAATCATTGCCAGATACCGCAAGCAGAAATTACCCAATTACGGCGTTTTTGACGAGAGGCGTTATTTCACCCCGGGCTCGGAAACTGCCTGCATTCTCACCATTAACGGTTACAAACTGGGTGTTTGCATTTGCGAAGATCTCTGGCAAACCGGCCCGGTTGAAGCCATCCTTGCCAAGGGAGCGGATGGCCTGCTGTGCCTTAACGCCTCCCCCTTTGATTATGAAAAATACGCGCGTCGTGTTGAATTGCTGTCAGCCTACGCCCGTCAGGGTCTCGCTGTTTTTTATGTCAATTTAACTGGAGGCCAGGATGAATTGCTGTTCGACGGCCAATCCTTGGCTTTTGATAACAAAGGCAACCTCTGCGCCCGATTACCGGCCTTTAAAGAGACGACCGAGTCCATTTCATTGCACAGAGACCGGGTGACAGGCCCGATAGAACCGCTGATGGATCCCACTGCCCTGCTTTACGAGGCGTTAGTCTGTGCAGTACGCGACTACGTGAATAAAAACCACTTTCCCGGCGTGCTGCTTGGGCTTTCGGGCGGCATCGATTCTGCCCTCACCTTAGCCATTGCCACTGATGCCCTCGGGGCCTCGCGCGTTCATGCCGTATTAATGCCCTCACGCTACACGGCCGACATGAGTGTTACTGATGCCCAGCGTCAATTACAGGCCATGCAGGTCTCGGGTACGGTTCTTCCCATTGAACCGGCTTTTCAAAGTCTCTTAGCCACTTTAGACCCCGCCTTTGAGGGTTTGCCGGTCGATACCACGGAGGAAAATCTGCAGGCGCGTATTCGCGGGATGTTATTGATGGCCCTGTCCAATAAAACCGGCAACATGGTGCTGGTCACCAGCAATAAAAGTGAAACCGCCGTGGGCTATGCCACCCTTTACGGCGACATGGCCGGCGGCTTTGCTGTGCTTAAAGACGTGCTCAAAACCAGGGTGTATGAATTGGCCGCTTACCGTAACAGCCTGTCTGATATTATCCCCAAGCGTGTGATCACGCGTGCGCCCTCTGCCGAACTGGCTCCCAATCAGACCGATCAGGACAGCTTACCGGACTATGCCATCCTCGACGCCATTATTCAGGATTACATGGAAAACAATCTCGATGCAGAAACGATTATCCAAAAGGGTTTCAACCCCGCCGTCGTCCATCGCGTGATCCAATTGATTCAACGCAATGAATACAAAAGACGACAGGCTGCCCCCGGCCCCAAAGTAAGCCCTCGTGCGTTTGGTCGGGAATGGCGCTACCCCATTACCAATGGCTATCCGCAGCGCCCTGAACAAAATCCTGTTTGA